The following coding sequences are from one Pseudonocardia sp. EC080619-01 window:
- a CDS encoding LysR family transcriptional regulator, with protein MTTTARMRAFVALADQGSVRGAAARLVVTESTVSAAVRALAEEVGVPLVERDGRGVRLTPAGHRYAGYARRVLGLLEEGAAAARGEADPEHGRVRLAAVTTAGEHLLPDLLAGFRDRHPGVTLEVDVAPSDRVWPMLAHHEVDVAVAGRPPAAATGPGASGPPLVRAVRENTLVVVGAQAAEHDPARATWLLREPGSGTRATQEALLADLGVDPPRLLLGSHGATVAAARAGLGITLVSRDAVRRFLADGELTELAVPGTPLDRPWHVVTHPDATASTALLLAHVLATAPWHAR; from the coding sequence GTGACCACGACCGCCCGGATGCGCGCGTTCGTCGCGCTCGCCGACCAGGGCTCGGTGCGCGGCGCCGCGGCCCGGCTGGTGGTCACCGAGTCCACGGTGTCCGCGGCGGTGCGGGCGCTCGCCGAGGAGGTGGGCGTCCCGCTCGTCGAGCGCGACGGCCGCGGGGTCCGCCTGACCCCGGCCGGGCACCGCTACGCCGGTTACGCCCGACGGGTGCTCGGCCTGCTCGAGGAGGGCGCCGCGGCCGCCCGGGGCGAGGCCGACCCCGAGCACGGCAGGGTCCGGCTGGCCGCGGTCACCACCGCGGGCGAGCACCTCCTGCCGGACCTGCTCGCCGGGTTCCGGGACCGGCACCCGGGCGTCACGCTGGAGGTCGACGTCGCCCCCAGCGACCGGGTGTGGCCGATGCTCGCGCACCACGAGGTCGACGTCGCCGTCGCCGGTCGTCCGCCCGCCGCCGCGACCGGGCCGGGGGCGTCCGGTCCACCCCTGGTGCGGGCCGTGCGGGAGAACACGCTGGTCGTCGTGGGTGCGCAGGCCGCCGAGCACGATCCGGCGCGTGCGACGTGGCTGCTGCGCGAGCCGGGCTCCGGTACCCGGGCCACCCAGGAGGCGCTGCTCGCCGACCTCGGTGTGGACCCGCCGCGGCTCCTGCTGGGCTCGCACGGCGCGACCGTCGCCGCCGCCCGCGCGGGGCTCGGGATCACCCTCGTCTCACGTGACGCGGTGCGCCGGTTCCTCGCCGACGGGGAGCTGACCGAGCTCGCGGTGCCCGGCACACCGCTGGACCGGCCGTGGCACGTGGTGACCCATCCCGACGCGACGGCGAGCACCGCGCTGCTGCTCGCGCACGTCCTCGCCACCGCCCCGTGGCACGCCCGCTGA
- a CDS encoding transporter substrate-binding domain-containing protein, with translation MSDPSLLSRRRLFGAAAALGGAALLAGCGRESGDALTRLRAGGDVVVGLSGERPFGFTDGSGRPTGESPEVARAVVGEIGGGGLVAVQLAFDQLVPALLDGRFDMIAVGLTVTPLRCQQVAFSRPDYIARTGLLVPTGNPLGVATLGGVRRSGATLGVLRSSAEQEYAYAARIPNEKIVTFDSQGALVRGIARQEAQVGALTRISLQDEVRRNAGIGLEVTGGFEPEVNGRPVVGAGAFAFRPADTGFREEFDRGLTALQESGRWLEAARPFGFTEENVPPRGLTIDDLCARTPES, from the coding sequence ATGTCCGATCCGAGCCTGCTGAGCAGACGACGGCTGTTCGGCGCCGCCGCGGCGCTGGGCGGCGCCGCGCTGCTCGCCGGCTGTGGCCGTGAGTCGGGTGACGCGCTGACCCGCCTGCGGGCCGGCGGCGACGTCGTCGTGGGGCTGTCCGGGGAGCGCCCGTTCGGTTTCACCGACGGCTCCGGCCGCCCCACCGGGGAGAGCCCCGAGGTCGCCCGCGCCGTCGTCGGGGAGATAGGCGGCGGCGGGCTCGTCGCCGTCCAGCTGGCGTTCGACCAGCTGGTGCCCGCCCTGCTGGACGGCCGCTTCGACATGATCGCGGTCGGGCTCACCGTCACACCGCTGCGCTGCCAGCAGGTCGCGTTCTCCCGGCCCGACTACATCGCCCGCACCGGGCTGCTCGTGCCGACCGGCAACCCGCTCGGCGTCGCGACGCTCGGCGGTGTCCGCCGCTCCGGCGCCACCCTCGGGGTGCTGCGCAGCTCCGCCGAGCAGGAGTACGCCTATGCGGCGCGCATCCCGAACGAGAAGATCGTCACCTTCGACTCGCAGGGTGCGCTGGTCCGCGGCATCGCCCGCCAGGAGGCGCAGGTCGGGGCGCTCACCCGGATCTCCCTGCAGGACGAGGTGCGCCGCAACGCCGGCATCGGGCTCGAGGTGACGGGCGGGTTCGAGCCCGAGGTGAACGGCCGCCCGGTCGTCGGTGCGGGGGCGTTCGCGTTCCGCCCGGCCGACACCGGTTTCCGCGAGGAGTTCGACCGCGGCCTCACCGCACTGCAGGAGTCCGGGCGCTGGCTGGAGGCGGCCCGGCCGTTCGGTTTCACCGAGGAGAACGTCCCGCCGCGCGGGCTCACCATCGACGATCTCTGCGCGCGGACACCCGAGTCGTGA
- a CDS encoding protein meaA, which yields MPYPTDRERDRPWVIRTYAGHSSAEKTNELYRRNLAKGQTGLSVAFDLPTQTGYDPDDELAKGEVGKVGVPVSHIGDMRALFDGIPVAEANTSMTINAPAMWLLSLYVAVAEEQAEQQGLDYSEVRAKLAGTTQNDIVKEYLSRGTYVFPPGPSLRLITDMVAWSVTEIPKWNPINICSYHLQEAGATPTQELAYALSTAIAVLDSVRDSGQVPPEKFGDVVGRISFFVNAGLRFVEEMCKMRALARLWDEITLERYGVENPKQRRLRYGVQVNSLGLTEAQPENNVQRIVLEMLAVTLSKDARARAVQLPAWNEALGLPRPWDQQWALRMQQVLAYETDLLEYEDIFDGSRVVEAKVSELVEGARAEIDRVQEMGGAVAAVESGYMKGELVSSLAAYRREMESGDRVVVGVNKFDTTEPSPLQAEGAGAIFTVDPETERSAIEAIGRWRSERDAAAVDESLRALRDAAKTEQNLMQVSIDCAKAGVTTGEWAGALREVFGEFRAPTGVSSASASGEGAGEIAEVRERVRATGDELGQRLRMLVGKPGLDGHSNGAEQVAVRARDVGFEVVYQGIRLTPSQIVAAAVQEGVHAVGLSVLSGSHLEVVPAVVQGLRDAGAGDIPVVVGGIIPPEDEKRLREGGIAAVFTPKNFRLTGMMDEIVTLVRDAQGLS from the coding sequence GTGCCGTACCCGACCGATCGCGAGCGCGACCGTCCGTGGGTGATCCGCACCTACGCCGGTCACTCGTCGGCCGAGAAGACCAACGAGCTGTACCGCCGGAACCTGGCCAAGGGCCAGACCGGTCTCTCGGTGGCCTTCGACCTGCCGACCCAGACCGGCTACGACCCCGACGACGAGCTCGCCAAGGGCGAGGTCGGCAAGGTCGGCGTCCCGGTCAGCCACATCGGTGACATGCGCGCCCTGTTCGACGGCATCCCCGTCGCCGAGGCCAACACCTCGATGACGATCAACGCGCCGGCGATGTGGCTGCTCTCCCTCTACGTGGCGGTCGCCGAGGAGCAGGCCGAGCAGCAGGGCCTCGACTACTCCGAGGTCCGGGCGAAGCTCGCCGGCACCACGCAGAACGACATCGTCAAGGAGTACCTGTCGCGGGGCACCTACGTGTTCCCGCCCGGACCCAGCCTGCGGCTGATCACCGACATGGTCGCCTGGTCGGTCACCGAGATCCCCAAGTGGAACCCGATCAACATCTGCAGCTACCACCTGCAGGAGGCCGGGGCGACGCCGACGCAGGAGCTGGCGTACGCGCTGTCCACCGCGATCGCGGTGCTGGACTCGGTGCGCGACTCCGGCCAGGTGCCGCCGGAGAAGTTCGGCGACGTCGTCGGGCGGATCTCGTTCTTCGTGAACGCGGGCCTGCGGTTCGTCGAGGAGATGTGCAAGATGCGGGCGCTCGCGCGCCTGTGGGACGAGATCACCCTGGAGCGCTACGGCGTCGAGAACCCCAAGCAGCGGCGCCTGCGTTACGGCGTGCAGGTCAACTCGCTGGGACTGACCGAGGCGCAGCCGGAGAACAACGTCCAGCGGATCGTGCTGGAGATGCTCGCCGTCACCCTGTCCAAGGACGCGCGGGCCCGCGCCGTGCAGCTGCCGGCGTGGAACGAGGCGCTGGGCCTGCCGCGGCCGTGGGACCAGCAGTGGGCGCTGCGGATGCAGCAGGTGCTGGCCTACGAGACCGACCTGCTCGAGTACGAGGACATCTTCGACGGCTCCCGGGTGGTCGAGGCCAAGGTGTCCGAGCTCGTCGAGGGCGCCCGCGCCGAGATCGACCGGGTGCAGGAGATGGGCGGTGCGGTCGCGGCCGTCGAGTCCGGCTACATGAAGGGCGAGCTGGTCAGCTCCCTGGCCGCGTACCGCCGTGAGATGGAGTCCGGCGACCGCGTCGTCGTCGGGGTCAACAAGTTCGACACCACCGAGCCCAGCCCGCTGCAGGCCGAGGGCGCCGGGGCGATCTTCACGGTCGACCCCGAGACCGAGCGGTCCGCGATCGAGGCCATCGGGCGGTGGCGTTCCGAGCGGGACGCCGCGGCCGTCGACGAGTCGCTGCGGGCACTGCGCGACGCCGCGAAGACCGAGCAGAACCTCATGCAGGTCTCGATCGACTGCGCCAAGGCCGGCGTGACGACCGGCGAGTGGGCCGGTGCGCTGCGCGAGGTGTTCGGCGAGTTCCGTGCCCCGACCGGTGTGTCGTCGGCGTCGGCGTCCGGTGAGGGCGCCGGGGAGATCGCCGAGGTCCGCGAGCGGGTCCGCGCCACCGGTGACGAGCTCGGCCAGCGCCTCCGGATGCTCGTCGGCAAGCCGGGTCTCGACGGCCACTCCAACGGTGCCGAGCAGGTCGCCGTGCGCGCCCGCGACGTCGGCTTCGAGGTCGTCTACCAGGGCATCCGGCTCACCCCGTCGCAGATCGTCGCGGCCGCGGTGCAGGAGGGCGTGCACGCCGTCGGGCTGTCGGTGCTGTCCGGCTCGCACCTGGAGGTCGTGCCGGCGGTCGTGCAGGGGCTGCGTGACGCGGGCGCCGGGGACATCCCGGTCGTCGTCGGGGGGATCATCCCGCCGGAGGACGAGAAGCGGCTGCGTGAGGGCGGGATCGCCGCGGTGTTCACGCCGAAGAACTTCCGGCTGACCGGGATGATGGACGAGATCGTGACCCTCGTCCGGGACGCGCAGGGCCTGTCCTGA
- a CDS encoding TetR/AcrR family transcriptional regulator has translation MAEQVTGDRARMGRVLDAAADLLVRRGYRRVTIEDVARQAGVGKGTVYLHVRTKDALFLTVLLRSQHRLFGEMADRMPDEPELVLPWRMTRLIHELVQSDEVTRALYLGDAEVLGRLAHEAAGTLGELARRREDAVREHLGLLREAGLVGTDLSIGEQIRSWGAIAYGFLATTGLPVPGGDPSAPGDAARQGVLAEHAVGALLAGPAARAGEPVPPDVAARVAGVYHPLVAHVDQEWRSRVR, from the coding sequence GTGGCGGAGCAGGTGACCGGTGATCGGGCGCGGATGGGGCGCGTGCTCGACGCCGCCGCGGACCTGCTCGTCCGGCGCGGGTACCGGCGGGTGACGATCGAGGACGTCGCCCGGCAGGCCGGCGTCGGGAAGGGCACGGTCTACCTGCACGTCCGCACCAAGGACGCGCTGTTCCTCACGGTGCTCCTGCGCTCCCAGCACCGGCTGTTCGGCGAGATGGCCGACCGGATGCCGGACGAGCCCGAGCTGGTCCTGCCGTGGCGGATGACCCGCCTGATCCACGAGCTGGTGCAGTCCGACGAGGTCACCCGGGCCCTCTACCTGGGCGACGCCGAGGTCCTCGGCCGGCTCGCGCACGAGGCCGCCGGGACCCTGGGCGAGCTGGCGCGCCGCCGGGAGGACGCCGTGCGCGAGCACCTCGGCCTGCTGCGCGAGGCCGGGCTGGTCGGCACCGACCTCTCCATCGGCGAGCAGATCCGCAGCTGGGGCGCGATCGCCTACGGCTTCCTCGCCACCACCGGGCTCCCGGTGCCGGGCGGTGACCCGTCCGCGCCCGGCGACGCCGCCCGGCAGGGCGTCCTCGCCGAGCACGCCGTGGGGGCGCTGCTCGCCGGCCCCGCCGCGCGTGCGGGCGAGCCGGTCCCGCCGGACGTCGCCGCGCGGGTCGCCGGTGTCTACCACCCGCTGGTCGCGCACGTCGACCAGGAATGGCGCAGCCGGGTCCGGTGA
- a CDS encoding serine/threonine-protein kinase — MTAPLVEGTVVAGRYEVRERLGAGGMGVVHRARDTALDRDVALKQVQTGAAAEDGAAAMRRLRREAQVAAQLHHGRIVTVFDVLELPAGPLLVMEYVPSAGLDALLTGTGPLAPGAAARIGAQVAEALAALHTAGIVHRDVKPGNVLVSDDGPVKLTDFGISLIPGRHSLTVGTLGTPAYFAPETARGDEPAAPADVYGLGATLRVAVDGEPPFGWADDSPLALIRRIADADPVPPPALDGPLGALLATMTAADPAARPTAAEAARRLWALADRDEPEPAAPADPGPTARRTTTPEVRPDDPTDPPGHATADGPVAARRRRLLFGGAAVVAVVAVVAAVALIPQERGADAPAPAPVALPASVPPLAAGDQRTADPCLADPAALAPFAPAVREPDYGNLAACSIVFVVGGDDAGGVDIRYRRATGSPPEGEQQRLGDAVLVRRPAEGTSCMRFLWLDDGTQVSISADHDAGRTRGLDPCAAAEAAAASAATRLAADGIPRRPVPPPGGSVLWTTDACGTLRPEDLTMLPAPARTDSYRDFAGWSCSWDAGDAGADLQLTVSFDRYDTPSATGQPLAGTAAFVRDDGPDACNGEVPVREFTGTNGRPMAELVRVKAEEGGRSTSQLCELAGRLADTAAARVR, encoded by the coding sequence GTGACGGCACCGCTCGTCGAGGGCACCGTCGTCGCCGGGCGGTACGAGGTCCGGGAGCGGCTGGGCGCCGGGGGCATGGGCGTCGTGCACCGGGCACGCGACACCGCGCTGGACCGCGACGTCGCCCTCAAGCAGGTGCAGACGGGTGCCGCCGCCGAGGACGGCGCGGCCGCGATGCGCCGCCTCCGGCGTGAGGCTCAGGTCGCCGCCCAGCTGCACCACGGGCGGATCGTCACCGTCTTCGACGTCCTGGAGCTCCCGGCCGGCCCGCTGCTGGTCATGGAGTACGTGCCCTCGGCAGGTCTGGACGCGCTGCTGACCGGAACCGGGCCGCTGGCGCCCGGCGCCGCGGCCCGGATCGGCGCGCAGGTCGCCGAGGCGCTCGCGGCGCTGCACACGGCCGGCATCGTGCACCGCGACGTGAAGCCCGGCAACGTCCTGGTGTCCGACGACGGCCCCGTCAAGCTCACCGACTTCGGCATCTCGCTGATCCCCGGCCGGCACTCGCTGACCGTCGGAACACTCGGGACCCCGGCCTATTTCGCCCCGGAGACAGCGCGGGGCGACGAACCGGCGGCCCCGGCCGACGTCTACGGGCTCGGTGCGACGCTGCGGGTCGCCGTCGACGGAGAGCCCCCGTTCGGCTGGGCCGACGACAGCCCGCTGGCCCTCATCCGCCGCATCGCCGACGCCGACCCGGTCCCGCCGCCCGCACTGGACGGTCCACTGGGTGCACTGCTCGCGACGATGACGGCGGCCGACCCCGCCGCCCGTCCGACGGCGGCCGAGGCGGCCCGGCGGCTCTGGGCGCTGGCCGACCGCGACGAGCCCGAGCCCGCGGCCCCGGCGGACCCCGGCCCCACCGCACGCCGCACGACCACCCCGGAGGTCCGGCCGGACGATCCGACCGACCCGCCCGGCCACGCGACGGCGGACGGCCCGGTCGCCGCCCGCCGGCGCCGTCTCCTGTTCGGCGGAGCGGCCGTCGTCGCGGTCGTGGCGGTCGTCGCCGCCGTCGCGCTGATCCCGCAGGAACGCGGCGCCGACGCGCCCGCCCCGGCCCCGGTGGCGCTGCCCGCGTCGGTCCCGCCGCTGGCCGCGGGCGACCAGCGCACCGCCGACCCGTGCCTGGCCGACCCGGCGGCGCTCGCCCCGTTCGCGCCCGCGGTGAGGGAGCCCGACTACGGCAACCTCGCGGCCTGCTCGATCGTGTTCGTGGTCGGCGGCGACGACGCCGGTGGCGTCGACATCCGCTACCGCCGCGCCACCGGCAGCCCGCCCGAGGGCGAGCAGCAGCGCCTCGGCGACGCCGTGCTGGTGCGCCGACCGGCCGAGGGCACATCGTGCATGCGGTTCCTGTGGCTCGACGACGGCACCCAGGTCTCGATCTCGGCCGACCACGACGCCGGCCGGACCCGCGGACTGGACCCCTGCGCGGCCGCCGAGGCGGCCGCCGCCTCCGCCGCGACCCGGCTCGCCGCGGACGGCATCCCCCGCCGTCCGGTACCGCCGCCGGGCGGCAGCGTCCTCTGGACGACCGACGCCTGCGGCACCCTGCGCCCCGAGGACCTCACGATGCTGCCGGCCCCGGCGCGCACCGACTCCTACCGCGACTTCGCCGGCTGGTCCTGCAGCTGGGACGCCGGCGACGCGGGCGCGGACCTCCAGCTGACGGTCTCGTTCGACCGCTACGACACCCCGTCCGCGACCGGGCAGCCGCTCGCGGGCACGGCGGCGTTCGTCCGTGACGACGGCCCCGACGCGTGCAACGGCGAGGTCCCGGTGCGGGAGTTCACCGGGACGAACGGCCGCCCGATGGCCGAGCTCGTCCGGGTCAAGGCCGAGGAGGGCGGGCGCTCGACGTCGCAGCTGTGCGAACTCGCGGGCCGTCTCGCCGACACCGCGGCCGCCCGGGTGCGCTGA
- a CDS encoding enoyl-CoA hydratase-related protein — protein MSDYEHLLVKQDGDTVRITMNRPQRRNSLTEGHLRELLDAFESAGRTDATGIVLAGEGKAFSSGHDFGDVADRDLAGVRELLRLCTTVMRTVQEVPQVVVARVHATAWAAGCQLVASCDLAVAAESASFALPGGKGGWFCHTPAVPVARTVGRKRLMELALTGDAIDAATAADWGLVNYAVPDDELDTRVDELLARATRGSRLSKAVGKQTLYAQLDRPEADAYAIATEVMASMSQSGGAREGMASFLGKRAPVWPD, from the coding sequence ATGTCCGACTACGAACACCTGCTGGTCAAGCAGGACGGCGACACGGTCCGGATCACGATGAACCGGCCGCAGCGCCGGAACTCGCTGACCGAGGGCCACCTGCGCGAGCTGCTGGACGCGTTCGAGAGCGCCGGCCGCACCGACGCGACCGGCATCGTGCTCGCCGGGGAGGGCAAGGCGTTCTCGTCCGGGCACGACTTCGGCGACGTCGCGGACCGCGACCTCGCCGGCGTCCGCGAGCTGCTGCGACTCTGCACCACCGTGATGCGGACCGTGCAGGAGGTCCCGCAGGTGGTCGTCGCGCGCGTGCACGCGACGGCGTGGGCGGCAGGCTGCCAGCTCGTCGCGTCCTGCGATCTCGCCGTGGCGGCCGAGTCGGCGTCGTTCGCGCTGCCCGGCGGCAAGGGCGGCTGGTTCTGCCACACCCCGGCCGTGCCGGTCGCCCGCACCGTCGGCCGCAAGCGGCTCATGGAGCTGGCGCTGACCGGTGACGCGATCGACGCCGCCACGGCAGCCGACTGGGGGCTGGTCAACTACGCGGTCCCCGACGACGAGCTCGACACCCGCGTCGACGAGCTGCTGGCCCGCGCCACCCGCGGCAGCCGGTTGTCCAAGGCCGTCGGCAAGCAGACCCTCTACGCCCAGCTCGACCGGCCCGAGGCCGACGCCTACGCGATCGCCACCGAGGTCATGGCGTCCATGTCGCAGTCCGGCGGGGCGCGCGAGGGCATGGCGTCGTTCCTCGGGAAGCGCGCCCCGGTGTGGCCCGACTAG
- a CDS encoding FHA domain-containing protein, with the protein MQQRPSAEHTLFVQTLAGSATFGPKEGREVLFGRNRPLVHLTLGEDDPQVSREHGRLRFTGGRWWLSNSGRTGIRFPAGTELRPGGEPVPVPPGYTLVTVLGSPGREHALEVRVSGPDRVRPLPRHDDSTRVPRPWPLDGDERLAALALARRYLQNDPRPAPQSWRQVSDEMQQADPGGGWTHRRAEHTVRAIRERLSAAGVAGLLASEIEPPVGNRLNENLVAELIRTNTVTEPDLDELDREPG; encoded by the coding sequence GTGCAGCAGCGACCGTCGGCCGAGCACACGTTGTTCGTGCAGACCCTGGCAGGCAGCGCCACCTTCGGCCCGAAGGAGGGCCGTGAGGTCCTGTTCGGACGCAACCGGCCGCTGGTGCACCTCACCCTCGGCGAGGACGATCCGCAGGTCAGCCGCGAGCACGGCCGCCTGAGGTTCACCGGCGGCCGCTGGTGGCTCAGCAACTCCGGACGGACCGGCATCCGGTTCCCGGCCGGTACCGAGCTGCGTCCCGGCGGCGAGCCGGTGCCGGTCCCGCCCGGATACACGCTGGTCACCGTGCTCGGCTCCCCCGGCCGGGAGCACGCGCTGGAGGTGCGGGTCAGCGGCCCGGACCGGGTGCGCCCGCTCCCCCGGCACGACGACAGCACCCGGGTCCCCCGGCCCTGGCCGCTCGACGGGGACGAGCGTCTCGCCGCCCTCGCGCTCGCCCGCCGCTACCTGCAGAACGATCCCCGTCCGGCTCCGCAGTCCTGGCGCCAGGTCAGCGACGAGATGCAGCAGGCCGATCCCGGTGGCGGCTGGACCCACCGCCGCGCCGAGCACACGGTGCGCGCGATCCGGGAGCGGCTGTCCGCCGCCGGGGTGGCCGGACTGCTGGCCTCGGAGATCGAGCCGCCGGTGGGCAACCGGCTCAACGAGAACCTGGTGGCCGAGCTGATCCGCACCAACACCGTCACCGAACCCGATCTCGACGAGCTGGACCGGGAGCCCGGGTGA
- a CDS encoding cytochrome P450: MTASTEPRDLLSPDLTADPYAAYGRMREEAPAVTVTMMGTPPAVMVTRHDDVRTVLTDPRFVTDVELVGGAESMREAMFEKLGVPDDLAGYLLRNILTTDGAEHARLRKLVSRAFTVKRVQALRPRVEEITARLLDRIGDAGRVDLVETFGYPLPITVICELVGVPDGEREQWHEWGRVLASMDPQRVPAVLRAAVDHVHALVDARRAEPADDLISALVAAQDDDGDRLTDREMVTMIFALVMAGHETTAHLISNGALALLTHPDQLAVLRERPELWPQAVDELMRFRGPVQFTQFRYPTEDVELGGVAIPAGTPVIAGLLPANHDPRAYDRPDELDVGRDTGRGDGHLGFGRGAHYCLGAALARQEGEVALRMLFDRFPSLALDAPAAEILWVPRPGFSRVGELPVRVS; encoded by the coding sequence ATGACCGCATCGACCGAACCGCGCGACCTCCTGTCCCCGGATCTGACCGCCGACCCGTACGCCGCCTACGGCCGGATGCGGGAGGAGGCGCCCGCCGTGACCGTGACGATGATGGGCACCCCGCCCGCGGTGATGGTCACCCGGCACGACGACGTGCGCACCGTGCTCACCGATCCCCGGTTCGTCACCGACGTCGAGCTCGTCGGCGGCGCCGAGAGCATGCGGGAGGCGATGTTCGAGAAGCTCGGGGTCCCCGACGACCTGGCCGGCTACCTGCTCCGCAACATCCTCACCACCGACGGCGCCGAGCACGCCCGGCTGCGCAAGCTGGTGTCCCGTGCCTTCACCGTGAAGCGGGTGCAGGCCCTGCGGCCGCGGGTCGAGGAGATCACCGCGCGACTGCTCGACCGCATCGGCGACGCCGGGCGGGTGGACCTCGTCGAGACGTTCGGCTACCCGCTGCCGATCACCGTGATCTGCGAGCTGGTCGGCGTGCCCGATGGCGAGCGCGAGCAGTGGCACGAGTGGGGCCGGGTGCTGGCCTCGATGGACCCGCAGCGGGTCCCGGCGGTGCTGCGCGCGGCCGTCGACCACGTGCACGCGCTGGTCGACGCCCGCCGGGCCGAACCGGCCGACGACCTGATCAGTGCGCTCGTCGCGGCCCAGGACGACGACGGCGACCGCCTCACCGACCGCGAGATGGTCACGATGATCTTCGCGCTGGTGATGGCCGGCCACGAGACGACCGCCCACCTGATCTCCAACGGTGCCCTCGCCCTCCTCACACACCCCGACCAGCTCGCGGTGCTGCGGGAGCGCCCGGAGCTGTGGCCACAGGCGGTCGACGAGCTCATGCGGTTCCGCGGGCCGGTGCAGTTCACGCAGTTCCGCTACCCGACAGAGGACGTCGAGCTGGGCGGGGTCGCGATCCCCGCCGGGACGCCGGTGATCGCCGGGCTGCTCCCGGCCAACCACGATCCGCGGGCCTACGACCGGCCCGACGAGCTCGACGTCGGCCGGGACACCGGTCGCGGCGACGGGCACCTCGGCTTCGGCCGCGGCGCGCACTACTGCCTCGGAGCGGCACTGGCCAGGCAGGAGGGCGAGGTGGCGCTGCGGATGCTGTTCGACCGCTTCCCCAGCCTGGCCCTGGACGCGCCCGCCGCGGAGATCCTCTGGGTGCCGCGTCCGGGCTTCAGCCGGGTGGGGGAGCTGCCGGTCCGGGTGTCCTGA